A single region of the Chryseobacterium culicis genome encodes:
- the arr gene encoding NAD(+)--rifampin ADP-ribosyltransferase: MFRNHPSDKGPFYHGTKAELQIGDLLTAGGNSNYKSEFKMNHIYFTALTQGAGLAAALAKGDGAERVYIVEPTGNFENDPNVTDKKFPGNPTRSYRSEMPLKIIGEITEWNRPKPEDLQKFREKLENSKGDIIN; encoded by the coding sequence CTGTTTAGAAACCATCCGTCAGACAAAGGCCCTTTTTACCACGGAACAAAAGCTGAGTTGCAGATTGGAGATCTATTGACCGCTGGTGGAAACTCAAATTATAAGTCAGAATTTAAAATGAATCATATTTACTTCACTGCTTTGACTCAAGGGGCAGGGCTTGCCGCTGCACTGGCAAAAGGGGATGGAGCAGAAAGGGTTTATATTGTAGAACCAACAGGGAATTTCGAAAATGATCCCAATGTAACAGATAAAAAATTTCCAGGAAATCCCACCCGCTCTTATCGTTCCGAAATGCCTTTGAAAATAATAGGAGAGATCACAGAATGGAACAGACCGAAGCCTGAAGATCTTCAGAAGTTTCGGGAAAAATTAGAAAATAGTAAGGGAGACATTATCAATTAG